A genomic window from Halomonas sp. LR3S48 includes:
- a CDS encoding ABC transporter ATP-binding protein → MLANQTTVQHQLRPEVCAPVLEVEHLTVGVPGVGAIINDLNLTIRRGEILALVGESGSGKSMTARSLMRLMPSGISILGGSVRVGGEEVLSLSEENFNKIRGSRIAMLFQQPHVMLDPTCTVGAQAGEALHVHQHLTAEEEHERVVQLFRDVGIPEPEERMKCYPHQMSGGMAQRVMIAAALSADPDLLIADEPTTALDVTVQAQILQLLDRKRRERNLSILLITHDLSVVSAIADRVAVMYSGEIVEQGTTDEILHSPKHPYTQSLIHCSLLQADESGELYAIPGTPPELLSEIPGCRFRSRCQVAEKWGHPEVCSQVAPPMVEHGGPDCCARCWDGAPNDVQAQAIRICQTQLEGHRDGC, encoded by the coding sequence ATGCTTGCCAACCAAACGACCGTGCAGCATCAGTTGCGACCGGAGGTATGCGCCCCGGTTCTCGAGGTCGAGCATCTCACCGTCGGTGTTCCTGGTGTCGGTGCCATCATCAATGACCTGAACCTGACCATTCGGCGGGGTGAGATTCTGGCCCTGGTCGGCGAATCGGGCTCCGGCAAGAGCATGACGGCGCGCAGCCTGATGCGCCTGATGCCTTCTGGCATCTCAATACTCGGAGGGTCGGTACGCGTCGGCGGGGAAGAGGTGCTTTCCCTGTCCGAGGAGAATTTCAACAAGATCCGTGGCTCCAGGATCGCGATGCTGTTTCAGCAGCCACACGTGATGCTTGATCCGACCTGCACGGTGGGCGCCCAGGCCGGCGAGGCGCTGCACGTCCACCAGCATCTGACCGCCGAAGAGGAGCACGAGCGGGTCGTCCAGCTGTTTCGCGACGTGGGGATCCCGGAACCCGAAGAGCGGATGAAGTGCTATCCGCACCAGATGTCCGGGGGGATGGCGCAGCGGGTGATGATCGCCGCGGCACTGAGCGCCGATCCCGATCTGCTCATCGCCGACGAGCCGACCACGGCGCTGGACGTTACCGTACAGGCACAGATTCTGCAGCTGCTGGATCGCAAGCGCCGTGAACGCAATCTCTCCATCCTGCTGATCACTCATGACCTCTCGGTGGTCTCGGCGATCGCGGACCGGGTGGCCGTGATGTACTCGGGCGAGATCGTGGAGCAGGGCACCACCGACGAGATCCTTCACAGCCCCAAGCACCCCTACACTCAATCGCTGATCCATTGTTCACTCCTGCAGGCGGATGAGTCGGGGGAGCTGTACGCCATTCCGGGCACGCCCCCGGAACTGCTGTCGGAGATCCCGGGGTGCCGGTTCCGTTCGCGCTGTCAGGTCGCCGAAAAGTGGGGGCACCCGGAAGTCTGCTCGCAGGTTGCCCCCCCGATGGTCGAGCATGGCGGCCCCGACTGCTGCGCACGCTGCTGGGACGGGGCGCCGAACGACGTCCAGGCGCAGGCCATCAGGATCTGTCAGACCCAACTGGAGGGCCATCGCGATGGCTGTTGA
- a CDS encoding GntR family transcriptional regulator, with translation MMQLHAGPKPVVRSTMSSMVTEQIRDAILSGAYPPGMQLNEKLVAESCGVSRGPVREAIQRLLQEGLLVSEPHRGVFVLELTEDDLEDIYFTRDAVERAALRRIVQSGRGEELSVRLRAIVASMKKAVEEEEWTEVASLDIRFHSELVNAAGSRRLSRLFATLMAEMGLCLNQLLGVYRGRGRLIEEHEYLAELVASGDTEKLEKAMADHLQEPVETICNAWERARQENGKLAASGMEKG, from the coding sequence ATGATGCAGCTGCATGCGGGACCGAAACCCGTCGTTCGCTCGACCATGTCGAGCATGGTCACCGAACAGATTCGCGATGCCATCCTGTCTGGTGCCTATCCGCCGGGCATGCAGTTGAACGAAAAACTGGTCGCCGAGAGCTGTGGCGTCAGTCGCGGGCCGGTCAGGGAGGCCATCCAACGCCTCCTGCAGGAGGGGCTGCTGGTCAGCGAGCCGCACCGTGGCGTTTTCGTGCTGGAGCTCACGGAGGACGATCTCGAGGACATCTATTTTACCCGGGATGCGGTAGAGCGCGCGGCATTGCGGCGCATTGTTCAGTCCGGTCGTGGAGAGGAGCTTTCCGTTCGACTCCGGGCCATCGTGGCGTCCATGAAAAAGGCCGTCGAGGAGGAGGAGTGGACCGAGGTCGCCTCCCTGGACATTCGCTTTCACTCCGAGCTGGTGAACGCCGCCGGCAGTCGGCGGCTGTCCCGCCTGTTTGCCACGCTGATGGCGGAAATGGGGCTCTGCCTCAATCAATTGCTCGGGGTATACCGCGGCCGCGGTCGGCTGATCGAAGAGCACGAGTACCTGGCAGAGCTGGTAGCGAGCGGTGACACCGAAAAGCTCGAAAAAGCCATGGCCGACCATCTCCAGGAACCGGTCGAAACCATCTGCAATGCCTGGGAAAGAGCGAGGCAGGAAAACGGAAAATTGGCGGCCTCGGGTATGGAAAAAGGCTGA
- a CDS encoding ABC transporter permease, with amino-acid sequence MGNLHLAKSWLVHLSRHNRTLLVAGSVFATVIVLLLLTPWIAQHDPSAMTLAQRFAGPSAEHWLGQDHLGRDVFSRLLYGGQFSVSITTITLVISAVVGTLLGVISARAGGVVDEFLMRLVDLMISFPDVLVALLLVAILGPGYGTLILALTITGWTPFARMTRGLALEINAKDYIRAAEILGCSRTFIIVYHVIPNVLRPLATIAFLRFGHKLITVGSLSFLGLGVQPPDTDWAAMLAEALPYLDRAPALVLIPGLAIFITALSVTLVGQGLEAHLDAKMKWRHESK; translated from the coding sequence ATGGGCAACTTGCACCTGGCGAAGTCCTGGCTAGTCCATCTCTCCCGACACAACCGCACGCTGTTGGTGGCCGGCAGCGTATTCGCCACCGTGATAGTGCTCTTGCTGCTCACGCCATGGATAGCGCAACACGACCCTTCGGCGATGACGCTTGCGCAGCGCTTTGCAGGCCCCAGTGCGGAACACTGGCTGGGGCAGGATCATCTGGGCCGGGATGTCTTCAGTCGCCTGCTCTACGGCGGTCAGTTCTCGGTCTCGATTACCACCATCACCCTGGTGATCTCGGCCGTAGTCGGCACCCTGCTGGGCGTGATCAGTGCCCGGGCAGGGGGTGTCGTCGACGAGTTCCTGATGCGCCTCGTGGATCTGATGATCTCGTTTCCCGATGTGCTGGTGGCACTGCTCCTGGTCGCCATCCTGGGGCCGGGCTATGGCACGTTGATCCTCGCGCTCACCATTACCGGCTGGACGCCCTTTGCGCGGATGACACGTGGGCTGGCGCTGGAGATCAACGCCAAGGATTATATCCGGGCGGCGGAAATACTCGGCTGCTCGCGTACCTTCATCATCGTGTATCACGTGATTCCCAATGTCCTGAGGCCGCTGGCCACGATCGCGTTCCTGCGCTTCGGCCACAAGCTGATCACGGTGGGAAGCCTCTCCTTCCTGGGGCTTGGCGTGCAGCCGCCCGATACGGATTGGGCCGCGATGCTGGCCGAGGCACTGCCCTATCTGGATCGTGCCCCCGCCCTGGTACTGATTCCCGGCCTGGCCATCTTCATCACCGCGTTGAGCGTCACGCTGGTCGGGCAGGGCCTGGAGGCGCATCTGGATGCGAAGATGAAGTGGCGTCACGAAAGTAAATGA
- a CDS encoding ABC transporter permease, whose product MPIFILRRVAVLVLALLVVTFLVFLIPYIGETDPVRALARARFGRLDLDAATIEALRLELGMHRPLIVQYLDWLRSAVTGDFGNSYMSREPVVEQVWSALKVSVVLTLASLGFAFAVAVPAGSIAALRRGGSFDMATKSLSQAFVAVPEYWLAPMSILVFALYLGWLPSAGWRGPESVILPALALSLRPMGYFTQVMRASMIDVLNSPHIVAAHSRGLSVRRTLIAHGLRNALLPVITLFSVWMAGLLGGAVVIEVIFAVPGMGRLVYSAIVNGDIPVLQAGLVAIVTLAVVINTVTDLAYTVLNPVVRIDNATA is encoded by the coding sequence ATGCCTATATTCATCCTACGCCGCGTCGCGGTGCTGGTGCTGGCGCTGCTGGTCGTCACGTTTCTGGTCTTTCTCATCCCCTATATCGGGGAGACGGATCCGGTGCGGGCGCTGGCTCGGGCGCGTTTCGGTCGCCTCGACCTGGATGCGGCCACCATCGAGGCGCTACGCCTCGAGTTGGGAATGCACCGGCCGTTGATCGTGCAATATCTGGACTGGCTGCGCAGTGCGGTGACCGGCGATTTCGGCAACTCGTACATGAGCCGTGAACCTGTCGTCGAGCAGGTCTGGTCGGCGCTCAAGGTATCCGTCGTGCTGACGCTGGCGTCGCTGGGCTTCGCCTTCGCCGTGGCCGTTCCCGCCGGCAGCATTGCTGCCTTGCGGCGGGGCGGTTCCTTCGACATGGCGACCAAGTCGCTTAGCCAGGCGTTCGTCGCCGTGCCGGAATACTGGCTCGCCCCCATGAGCATCCTGGTCTTTGCGCTCTATCTGGGCTGGCTGCCGTCGGCGGGCTGGCGGGGGCCGGAGTCGGTGATCCTGCCGGCCCTGGCGCTGTCGCTGCGTCCCATGGGCTATTTCACCCAGGTCATGCGGGCCTCGATGATCGACGTGCTCAACTCCCCCCATATCGTGGCGGCACACAGCCGCGGCCTGAGCGTCCGGCGCACGCTGATCGCCCATGGCCTGCGCAACGCCCTGCTACCCGTGATCACGCTGTTCTCGGTGTGGATGGCGGGCCTGCTGGGCGGGGCGGTGGTCATCGAGGTCATCTTCGCGGTACCCGGCATGGGCCGGCTGGTCTACTCGGCGATCGTCAATGGCGACATTCCGGTGCTGCAGGCGGGCCTGGTCGCCATCGTGACCCTTGCCGTCGTGATCAACACGGTTACGGATCTGGCCTACACCGTTCTCAACCCGGTAGTGAGGATCGACAATGCCACAGCTTGA
- a CDS encoding ABC transporter substrate-binding protein produces the protein MNTQHCLKAVPALLRGVAVAVMIGPMAASASAASGGKVVFGELFTPASGWAVETIDAYVLSRAGCLEGLARMDYDASINPALAESWEQISPTEWEFQLREGVTFHDGSALTSQVVSDQLNRLLNVATPPPGFSPSVIESVEPAGEHVVRIVTKAPDVFVPNRLASPNTGILSPAAFASDRINPVGHCTGPFEIVREIPRQGLELKRNENYWGGEVMLAEGEVRYIPDGQVRSMMVETGEIHIARQIPAAALAQMERSQKLKVHTVEAPRTTSLYLNNRRAPLDNIKVRQAIQSAIDVAGIAEAVYEGSVNPAVGQFSPNTPWAPENAAVIPQDLELARQLLAESGIPASELQLELLAYVERPVLADLAAVIQFQLQQLGMKVNIRVSEYGAIEPQLLAGDFDMVLLSRGYLTDVADPIGTLAEDYGCNGSYNLSGFCDPQVDAQLERASALVEPEERNAIYRDIAARLQEEAVNVFLIHETISEAVSNTVENYQVHVYERTAFHKDLGVNSL, from the coding sequence ATGAATACTCAACACTGCCTCAAGGCGGTACCCGCCCTGCTCCGAGGGGTGGCTGTCGCTGTCATGATCGGCCCGATGGCCGCTTCGGCCTCGGCAGCCTCCGGTGGAAAAGTCGTCTTCGGTGAGCTGTTCACCCCGGCGTCGGGGTGGGCGGTGGAGACCATCGATGCCTATGTGCTGTCTCGGGCTGGCTGTCTGGAGGGGCTGGCGCGCATGGATTACGACGCCTCGATAAATCCGGCGCTGGCCGAGTCCTGGGAGCAGATATCGCCGACGGAGTGGGAGTTCCAGTTGCGCGAGGGGGTGACCTTTCATGACGGTTCCGCCTTGACGTCGCAAGTCGTCAGCGATCAGCTCAACCGGCTGTTGAACGTGGCGACCCCGCCCCCGGGTTTTTCGCCGAGCGTGATTGAGTCCGTCGAACCGGCCGGCGAGCATGTCGTGCGCATCGTCACCAAGGCACCGGATGTCTTCGTGCCCAACCGCCTGGCCAGTCCCAATACCGGTATCCTGTCGCCCGCAGCGTTTGCCAGTGACCGCATCAACCCAGTGGGGCATTGCACGGGGCCCTTCGAGATCGTGCGTGAGATTCCCCGCCAGGGCCTGGAGCTCAAGCGCAACGAGAACTATTGGGGGGGCGAGGTGATGCTGGCCGAAGGGGAGGTGCGCTACATCCCCGACGGGCAAGTGCGTTCCATGATGGTGGAAACCGGCGAGATTCATATCGCTCGCCAGATACCCGCGGCGGCACTGGCACAGATGGAGCGCTCGCAGAAGCTGAAGGTACATACCGTCGAGGCGCCGAGAACCACTTCGCTCTACCTCAACAACCGTCGTGCACCGCTGGATAACATCAAGGTTCGCCAGGCGATCCAGAGCGCCATCGACGTGGCCGGTATCGCCGAGGCGGTCTACGAAGGTTCGGTGAACCCGGCAGTGGGGCAGTTCTCCCCGAATACGCCCTGGGCACCGGAAAATGCTGCGGTCATTCCCCAGGACCTGGAGCTAGCCCGTCAACTGCTGGCGGAGTCGGGAATACCGGCGAGCGAACTGCAACTCGAACTCCTGGCTTATGTGGAGCGCCCGGTGCTGGCCGATCTGGCCGCGGTCATTCAGTTCCAGCTCCAGCAGTTGGGGATGAAAGTGAATATTCGAGTCTCGGAATATGGAGCTATCGAACCACAGCTGCTCGCAGGGGATTTCGACATGGTCCTGCTCTCGCGCGGCTACCTCACCGATGTGGCGGATCCGATCGGCACCCTGGCCGAGGATTATGGCTGTAATGGCAGCTACAACCTGTCCGGCTTCTGCGATCCGCAGGTGGATGCGCAGTTGGAAAGAGCGAGCGCCTTGGTGGAGCCCGAGGAGCGCAATGCCATCTATCGGGACATCGCCGCGCGCCTGCAGGAGGAAGCGGTGAATGTGTTCCTGATCCACGAGACCATCAGCGAGGCGGTCTCCAACACGGTGGAAAACTACCAGGTGCATGTCTATGAGCGCACCGCCTTCCACAAGGACCTGGGAGTGAACTCGCTCTAG
- a CDS encoding heavy metal translocating P-type ATPase produces MPTDNMPSTKKNARDEADAYSLAIEGMSCASCVGRVEKAIRGVPGVVDASVNLATQRAQVAFASDRTDLAGVVQAVGSAGYPAVSDTIELTVKGMTCASCVGRVERKLADVPGVLEASVNLATATATVKVVAEAVTAPRLIEAVKAAGYDAEAASDAPDRSDREREAREREIAELKRAVTIATVFTLPLFVLEMGSHFIPGLHHWLHMSLGQQNLFYLFFVLASIVQFGPGLRFYQKGWPALMRGGPDMNSLVMLGTTAAWGYSVVATFLPQVLPAGTVNVYFEASAVIITLILVGRYFEAIAKGRTSEAIKALMKLQAKTARVVRDGEEMEIGIDAVRQGDIVLVRPGEKIPVDGQVIDGSSFVDESMITGEPVPVRKEAGADVVGGTLNKVGSFTFRATKVGADTLLAQIVRMVEQAQGSKLPIQAMVDKVTNYFVPAVIVAALATIGVWLIFGPVPALTFALVNGVAVLIIACPCAMGLATPTSIMVGTGKAAKMGVLFRKGEALQSLRDAKVIALDKTGTLTKGRPELTDLVVADGFDEADTLRLVASVERQSEHPIAEAIVNAAQTRGLEPGAIQDFEAIPGFGVAAQVDGHRVDVGADRYMRKLGLDVEAFTQTAHRLADEGKSPLYAAIDGRLAVIIAVADPIKESTPAAIRALHAEGLQVAMITGDNRRTADAIARRLGIDKVVAEVLPDGKVDAVKQLQGEGGLVAFVGDGINDAPALAQADVGIAIGTGTDIAIESAEVVLMSGDLRNVPNAIALSRATIRNIKQNLFWAFAYNTVLIPVAAGALFPAFGILLSPIFAAVAMAASSICVLTNALRLKGFRPPIAIAADETAAPGHQVPQAEAA; encoded by the coding sequence ATGCCAACCGACAACATGCCGTCAACAAAGAAGAACGCCCGCGACGAAGCCGATGCGTACTCCCTGGCCATCGAAGGCATGAGCTGCGCCTCCTGCGTCGGCCGGGTCGAGAAGGCGATCCGCGGCGTGCCAGGGGTGGTCGACGCCTCCGTCAACCTGGCCACGCAGCGCGCCCAGGTGGCATTCGCTTCCGACCGGACAGACCTCGCCGGTGTCGTACAGGCGGTGGGCAGCGCCGGCTACCCCGCCGTTAGCGATACCATCGAATTGACAGTCAAGGGCATGACCTGCGCCTCCTGCGTCGGCCGCGTGGAGCGCAAACTCGCCGACGTGCCCGGGGTACTCGAGGCCAGCGTCAACCTGGCCACGGCGACGGCTACCGTGAAAGTGGTGGCCGAGGCCGTGACCGCGCCGCGCCTGATCGAGGCCGTGAAGGCGGCAGGCTACGACGCCGAGGCCGCCAGCGACGCACCGGATCGCAGTGACCGCGAACGCGAGGCCCGTGAACGGGAGATCGCCGAGCTGAAGCGTGCGGTAACCATCGCCACTGTGTTCACGCTGCCACTCTTCGTGCTGGAGATGGGCTCGCACTTCATACCGGGGCTTCATCACTGGCTGCACATGAGCCTGGGCCAGCAGAACCTGTTCTACCTGTTCTTCGTGCTGGCCTCGATCGTACAGTTCGGGCCCGGCCTGCGCTTCTACCAGAAGGGCTGGCCCGCCCTGATGCGCGGCGGCCCGGACATGAACTCGCTGGTGATGCTGGGTACTACCGCGGCCTGGGGCTATTCGGTGGTGGCCACCTTCCTGCCCCAAGTGCTGCCGGCCGGCACCGTGAACGTCTACTTCGAGGCCTCGGCGGTGATCATCACGCTGATCCTCGTCGGCCGCTATTTCGAGGCCATCGCCAAGGGCCGCACCAGCGAGGCCATCAAGGCGCTGATGAAGCTCCAGGCCAAGACTGCCCGCGTGGTTCGCGACGGTGAGGAGATGGAGATCGGCATCGACGCGGTGCGCCAGGGCGACATCGTGCTGGTACGCCCCGGCGAAAAGATCCCGGTGGATGGCCAGGTGATCGACGGCAGCTCCTTCGTCGACGAGTCGATGATCACCGGCGAACCCGTACCGGTGCGCAAGGAAGCCGGCGCGGACGTGGTCGGCGGTACCCTCAACAAGGTAGGCAGCTTCACCTTCCGCGCCACCAAGGTCGGCGCTGACACCCTGTTGGCCCAGATCGTACGCATGGTCGAGCAGGCCCAGGGCTCGAAGCTGCCCATCCAGGCCATGGTGGACAAGGTCACCAACTACTTCGTACCGGCGGTGATCGTCGCGGCCCTGGCCACCATCGGCGTCTGGCTGATCTTCGGCCCCGTCCCGGCGCTGACCTTCGCCCTGGTCAACGGCGTGGCAGTGCTGATCATTGCCTGCCCGTGTGCCATGGGCCTGGCCACCCCCACATCGATCATGGTGGGTACCGGCAAGGCGGCGAAGATGGGCGTGCTGTTCCGCAAGGGCGAAGCCTTGCAGTCGCTGCGTGACGCCAAGGTAATAGCGCTGGACAAGACCGGCACCCTGACCAAGGGCCGACCCGAACTCACCGACCTGGTCGTGGCCGATGGCTTCGACGAGGCCGATACCCTGCGCCTGGTGGCTTCCGTCGAGCGCCAGTCGGAGCACCCCATCGCCGAGGCGATCGTCAACGCGGCCCAGACCCGCGGACTGGAGCCTGGCGCCATCCAGGACTTCGAGGCCATTCCCGGTTTCGGGGTCGCGGCCCAGGTCGATGGACACCGGGTGGACGTCGGTGCCGACCGCTACATGCGCAAACTGGGCCTGGACGTGGAAGCCTTTACCCAGACCGCACACCGGCTCGCCGACGAGGGCAAGTCACCGCTGTATGCCGCCATCGACGGCCGCCTGGCCGTGATCATCGCCGTCGCCGACCCCATCAAGGAGTCCACGCCGGCCGCCATCCGCGCGCTGCACGCCGAAGGCCTGCAGGTCGCGATGATCACCGGCGACAACCGGCGCACCGCCGATGCCATCGCCCGCCGCCTCGGCATCGACAAGGTGGTGGCCGAGGTGCTGCCCGACGGCAAGGTGGATGCGGTGAAGCAGCTGCAGGGCGAAGGCGGTCTGGTGGCCTTCGTCGGCGACGGCATCAACGATGCCCCGGCGCTGGCCCAGGCCGACGTGGGGATCGCCATCGGCACCGGCACCGACATCGCCATCGAATCCGCCGAGGTGGTGCTGATGTCCGGCGACCTGCGCAACGTTCCCAATGCCATTGCACTGTCCCGGGCCACCATCCGCAACATCAAGCAGAACCTGTTCTGGGCCTTCGCCTACAACACCGTGCTGATCCCGGTGGCCGCCGGTGCGCTGTTTCCCGCCTTCGGGATTCTGCTCTCGCCGATCTTCGCCGCCGTGGCCATGGCCGCCTCGAGCATCTGCGTGCTCACCAACGCGCTGCGCCTCAAGGGCTTCCGGCCGCCGATCGCGATCGCCGCGGATGAAACCGCGGCCCCGGGCCACCAGGTCCCGCAGGCCGAGGCCGCCTGA
- a CDS encoding 2Fe-2S iron-sulfur cluster-binding protein, which produces MSHDVTITTAGKRVTVENGDTLLDAAMAAGIDYPHSCRAGRCGACKSRLVEGEVELLPHTRFSLSDEERDSGLILACRALPRRDCTVAWLLDDEARAAHPVRKVHGTVMALDDLTHDIKRVQLRLEGDEHLAFTAGQYAQVTFPGCPTREYSMANRPDEPILEFHVRHVPGGTTSTHVASRLSVDDRVAVEGPFGSSYLREKHAGPIVAVAGGSGLAPVKSIIETALAAGMRQPIRLYIGVRDERDIYLESHLQQLAARHANLQIHIVLSEPTRPTERSTGLVTETMVANESELSGCRAYLAGPPPMVEAAAELLAARGVSSDRIHADAFYTSADRESASGSPAVQAIQDDADTPRSCCQSNAS; this is translated from the coding sequence ATGAGCCACGACGTTACGATCACCACCGCCGGCAAGCGCGTCACCGTGGAGAATGGCGACACCCTTCTCGATGCCGCCATGGCGGCGGGCATCGACTACCCCCACAGCTGCCGCGCCGGCCGTTGCGGCGCCTGCAAGTCACGCCTGGTGGAGGGCGAGGTCGAGCTGCTCCCCCACACTCGCTTCTCGCTGAGCGACGAGGAGCGCGACTCCGGCCTGATACTCGCCTGCCGCGCCCTGCCCCGCCGCGACTGCACCGTCGCCTGGCTGCTCGATGACGAAGCGCGAGCCGCCCATCCGGTGCGCAAGGTGCATGGCACTGTGATGGCACTCGACGACCTAACCCACGACATCAAGCGGGTCCAACTGCGTCTGGAAGGCGACGAACACCTTGCCTTCACCGCCGGCCAGTACGCCCAGGTAACCTTCCCAGGCTGCCCGACCCGCGAGTACTCCATGGCCAATCGCCCGGACGAGCCCATCCTCGAGTTTCACGTGCGCCATGTCCCGGGCGGTACTACCAGTACTCATGTGGCTAGCAGGTTGTCAGTAGATGATCGGGTGGCAGTGGAAGGGCCGTTCGGCAGCTCCTACCTGCGCGAGAAACATGCCGGCCCCATTGTCGCGGTGGCCGGCGGTTCCGGCCTGGCGCCGGTGAAGTCGATCATCGAGACCGCGCTTGCCGCCGGAATGCGTCAGCCCATACGTCTCTATATCGGCGTCCGCGACGAGCGTGACATCTATCTGGAGTCCCATCTCCAGCAGCTGGCCGCGCGCCACGCCAACCTGCAGATCCATATCGTGCTGTCCGAGCCCACCCGCCCCACCGAGCGCAGCACCGGCCTGGTCACCGAGACCATGGTGGCGAACGAGAGCGAGTTGAGCGGCTGCCGCGCCTACCTGGCCGGCCCGCCGCCCATGGTGGAAGCGGCTGCCGAACTGCTTGCGGCCCGCGGTGTGTCGTCAGACCGCATCCATGCCGATGCCTTCTATACCTCAGCCGACCGCGAGAGCGCCTCGGGCTCACCGGCAGTACAGGCCATCCAGGATGACGCTGACACTCCCCGCTCCTGCTGCCAGTCGAACGCCTCCTAG
- a CDS encoding haloacid dehalogenase type II: MSTFKPKYITFDCYGTMTNFQMGPSARRIFADRISPEQMEAFVEDFRVYRLDEVLGDWKPFKEVVHNSVERTCRKWKLEFREEEALEIYHSVPTWGPHPDVPEGLLKVAHEIPLVILSNADNDQIYQNVEKLGAPFAHVFTAEQARAYKPRLQAFEYMFDQLGCSPEECMHVSSSFRYDHMSASDLGYGARVLVDRNHEPNLAPNYVTHVIKDMGGLASVVGL, encoded by the coding sequence ATGAGCACATTCAAGCCGAAGTACATCACCTTCGATTGCTATGGCACGATGACGAACTTCCAGATGGGCCCGTCGGCGCGCCGGATCTTCGCGGATCGCATCAGCCCGGAGCAGATGGAAGCCTTCGTCGAAGATTTCCGTGTCTATCGCCTCGACGAAGTCCTGGGCGACTGGAAACCGTTCAAGGAAGTCGTTCACAACTCGGTCGAGCGCACTTGCCGCAAGTGGAAGCTCGAGTTCCGCGAGGAGGAAGCGCTGGAAATCTACCACTCCGTGCCGACCTGGGGCCCGCACCCGGACGTGCCGGAAGGCCTGCTGAAGGTCGCCCACGAAATTCCGCTGGTGATCCTCTCCAACGCCGACAACGACCAGATCTACCAGAACGTCGAAAAACTCGGCGCCCCGTTCGCCCATGTCTTCACCGCCGAGCAGGCCCGCGCCTACAAGCCGCGCCTCCAGGCCTTCGAATACATGTTCGACCAGCTCGGCTGCTCACCGGAAGAGTGCATGCACGTCTCCAGCAGCTTCCGCTACGACCATATGTCCGCCTCCGACCTGGGCTACGGCGCTCGCGTGTTGGTCGATCGCAACCATGAGCCGAACCTGGCGCCGAATTACGTGACTCACGTGATCAAGGACATGGGCGGCCTGGCTTCCGTGGTCGGGCTCTAA
- a CDS encoding 2-hydroxyacid dehydrogenase, with amino-acid sequence MCILYRSDPPRAAAWASYFAEHAPDLDFRVWPDAGNLDEVEYLIAWQAPADFIAQLPRLKVFFSSGAGVDHVDFSAVPEHIPIVRMVEPGIIDGMVEYVSLSVLNLHRDFFDYVEAKQSRTWHPIEVPPASSRTIGVMGMGSLGCAVLERLATYGFRLRGWNRSLRHLDGVESFAGPEQLQPFLEGCDVLICLLPLTSATQGILNRELFSALPAGASLINVGRGPHLVDADLLEALDSGQLSRAILDVTDPEPLPPEHPFWVHPRVFLTPHVASMTQPESAAPILLENLRRHQGGEALMNVIDRSRGY; translated from the coding sequence ATGTGTATTCTCTATCGATCAGATCCGCCGCGTGCGGCAGCTTGGGCGAGCTACTTCGCCGAACATGCCCCCGACCTCGATTTCCGTGTCTGGCCTGACGCTGGCAACCTCGACGAAGTCGAATACCTGATTGCCTGGCAGGCACCGGCGGACTTCATAGCCCAGTTGCCCCGGCTGAAGGTGTTTTTCTCCTCGGGAGCCGGGGTCGATCATGTCGACTTTTCCGCCGTGCCCGAGCACATTCCCATCGTCAGGATGGTCGAGCCTGGCATCATCGATGGCATGGTGGAATACGTGTCCCTTTCCGTCCTGAATCTCCATCGCGACTTCTTTGACTATGTCGAGGCGAAGCAATCGCGTACCTGGCACCCCATCGAGGTGCCGCCTGCGTCGTCCCGTACGATCGGAGTCATGGGCATGGGCTCCCTCGGCTGCGCCGTTCTGGAGCGGCTGGCGACCTACGGCTTCCGGCTGCGCGGCTGGAATCGTTCGCTGCGTCACCTGGATGGCGTGGAGAGTTTCGCCGGCCCCGAGCAATTGCAGCCGTTCCTCGAGGGTTGCGATGTCCTGATTTGCCTGTTGCCGCTCACCTCGGCCACCCAGGGGATCCTGAACCGCGAACTCTTCTCGGCGCTGCCCGCCGGGGCCTCGTTGATCAACGTCGGCCGCGGTCCGCACCTGGTGGATGCCGATCTCCTCGAGGCGTTGGATTCGGGTCAGCTGTCGCGTGCCATCCTCGACGTGACCGATCCCGAGCCCCTGCCACCCGAACACCCCTTCTGGGTGCATCCGCGGGTGTTCCTGACGCCCCACGTGGCGAGCATGACCCAGCCCGAATCGGCTGCGCCCATCCTGCTCGAGAACCTTCGCCGGCATCAAGGCGGCGAGGCGCTCATGAACGTCATCGATCGGTCCCGCGGCTACTGA